From a region of the Tistrella mobilis genome:
- the glyA gene encoding serine hydroxymethyltransferase, whose translation MLKTAPVSVPDRDASLAAIDPDLARAIRAEERRQQSQIELIASENLVSRAVREAQGSVLTNKYAEGYPGRRYYGGCDPVDRAETLAIDRVRRLFGAAYANVQPHSGANANLAVLFALLEPGDTVMGLDLACGGHLTHGSPVSLSGRWFKAVTYKVRADDETIDWDQMAAEARRTRPRLIFVGGSAYPRTIDFARARAIADEVGAWLMADIAHYAGLIACGLYPDPVPHAHVVTSTTHKTLRGPRGGIILTNDPDIARRIDKAVFPGVQGGPLMHVIAAKAVAFHEALQPDYRAYIHDVVGNAAALARTLDAGGLRLVTGGTDCHLVLVDLRPFALTGKAAVEAMEEVGLTANKNAVPFDTATPMVTSGIRLGSPACTTRGFGPAEFETVGRLILQVLGALRDNGGLDAATAAAVRAEVDALCARFPLPAA comes from the coding sequence ATGCTGAAGACTGCGCCTGTTTCCGTTCCCGATCGCGATGCGTCGCTTGCCGCGATCGATCCCGACCTCGCCCGCGCCATCCGTGCCGAGGAACGCCGTCAGCAGAGCCAGATCGAGCTGATCGCCTCGGAAAACCTGGTCAGCCGCGCGGTTCGCGAGGCCCAGGGGTCGGTGCTGACCAACAAATATGCCGAAGGCTATCCCGGCCGGCGCTATTACGGCGGCTGCGATCCGGTCGATCGGGCCGAGACGCTGGCGATCGACCGGGTTCGCCGGCTGTTCGGCGCCGCCTATGCCAATGTCCAGCCGCATTCCGGTGCCAATGCCAATCTGGCGGTGCTGTTTGCCCTGCTGGAGCCGGGCGATACGGTGATGGGGCTGGATCTCGCCTGCGGCGGGCATCTGACCCATGGCTCGCCGGTCAGCCTGTCGGGGCGCTGGTTCAAGGCGGTCACCTATAAGGTACGCGCCGATGACGAGACCATCGACTGGGACCAGATGGCGGCGGAAGCCCGGCGGACCCGGCCGCGGCTGATCTTCGTGGGCGGCTCGGCCTATCCCCGGACGATCGATTTCGCCCGCGCCCGCGCGATCGCCGACGAGGTCGGCGCCTGGCTGATGGCCGATATCGCCCATTATGCCGGGCTGATCGCCTGCGGCCTCTATCCCGATCCGGTGCCGCATGCCCATGTGGTGACCTCCACCACCCACAAGACCCTGCGCGGCCCGCGCGGCGGCATCATCCTGACCAACGATCCGGATATCGCGCGGCGCATCGACAAGGCGGTGTTCCCCGGCGTCCAGGGCGGGCCGCTGATGCATGTCATCGCCGCCAAGGCCGTCGCCTTCCACGAGGCACTGCAGCCGGATTATCGCGCCTATATCCACGACGTCGTCGGCAATGCCGCAGCGCTTGCCCGCACGCTGGATGCAGGCGGCCTGCGGCTGGTGACCGGTGGCACCGATTGCCATCTGGTGCTGGTCGATCTCAGGCCCTTCGCGCTGACCGGCAAAGCCGCGGTCGAGGCGATGGAAGAGGTGGGGCTGACCGCCAACAAGAACGCCGTGCCCTTCGACACCGCCACGCCCATGGTGACCTCGGGCATTCGTCTGGGCAGCCCGGCCTGCACCACCCGCGGCTTCGGGCCGGCCGAGTTCGAAACCGTCGGCCGGCTGATCCTGCAGGTTCTGGGGGCGCTGCGCGACAATGGCGGGCTGGATGCCGCGACCGCAGCCGCGGTCCGCGCCGAAGTCGACGCCCTCTGCGCCCGTTTCCCGCTGCCGGCGGCCTGA
- a CDS encoding AurF N-oxygenase family protein, whose amino-acid sequence MTTMSAPAIATGGTDAAHQHEQSEVKALLQRIGDGWIKRAKVRRDAVDLAFDPARPDFLEELLPFHAHPLYQRLAPELKSKILSAGWIIYNEKTVAIESAIVSPSCYDALDGRIPGLTDETSRQIVCETLVDEAYHLLLVANANRLTRTRRGLEDLKIPSFNLVTMMNREKSLQSEDWQKILVHLATSVVSEIFVSDYLHQLSDCAEIQPMNMATVAAHRHDELAHSKIFTLMTKTFYPALSPREQAFFASVLPKPIEWFADLELDIWSSVLEQLRVPGAATIIADCRPLNAAARERLDYTGIVGLSHEVGILSTDAGRNSFAAQGIAI is encoded by the coding sequence ATGACGACGATGAGCGCCCCCGCCATCGCCACCGGCGGCACTGACGCCGCGCATCAGCACGAACAGTCGGAAGTCAAGGCGCTGCTGCAGCGCATCGGCGACGGCTGGATCAAGCGCGCCAAGGTGCGCCGCGATGCGGTCGATCTCGCCTTCGATCCGGCCCGGCCGGATTTCCTGGAAGAGCTGCTGCCCTTCCACGCCCACCCGCTCTACCAGCGGCTGGCGCCCGAGCTGAAGTCGAAGATCCTGTCGGCCGGCTGGATCATCTATAACGAGAAGACCGTCGCCATCGAAAGCGCGATCGTCTCGCCCTCGTGCTACGACGCGCTGGACGGCCGCATCCCCGGTCTGACCGACGAAACCAGCCGCCAGATCGTCTGCGAAACCCTGGTCGACGAGGCCTATCACCTGCTGCTGGTGGCCAATGCCAACCGGCTGACCCGCACCCGGCGCGGGCTCGAGGATCTGAAGATCCCGAGCTTCAACCTGGTCACGATGATGAACCGCGAGAAGTCGCTGCAGTCGGAAGACTGGCAGAAGATCCTGGTGCATCTTGCGACCTCGGTCGTGTCCGAGATCTTCGTCAGCGACTATCTGCATCAGCTGTCGGATTGCGCCGAAATTCAGCCGATGAACATGGCGACCGTGGCCGCCCATCGTCATGACGAGCTGGCGCATTCCAAGATCTTCACCCTGATGACCAAGACCTTCTATCCGGCACTGAGCCCGCGGGAGCAGGCCTTCTTCGCCAGCGTGCTGCCCAAGCCGATCGAATGGTTCGCCGATCTCGAACTCGACATCTGGTCGTCGGTGCTGGAGCAGCTGCGCGTGCCGGGTGCCGCCACCATCATCGCCGACTGCCGGCCGCTGAATGCCGCGGCCCGCGAGCGGCTGGACTATACCGGCATCGTCGGCCTGTCGCACGAGGTGGGCATTCTCTCGACCGATGCCGGCCGCAACAGCTTTGCGGCCCAGGGCATCGCGATTTGA
- a CDS encoding rubredoxin yields the protein MTAKIEAEAGATAGKAWKCLLCTYVYDEATGSPAHGIPPGTRLEDLDEDWSCPDCGAGREDFEPLDA from the coding sequence ATGACCGCCAAGATCGAGGCCGAAGCCGGCGCCACCGCCGGCAAGGCCTGGAAGTGCCTGCTCTGCACCTATGTCTACGACGAGGCGACCGGCTCGCCGGCCCATGGCATTCCGCCCGGCACCCGCCTCGAAGACCTGGATGAGGACTGGTCCTGCCCCGATTGCGGGGCGGGTCGCGAGGATTTCGAGCCGCTCGACGCCTGA
- a CDS encoding NAD(P)/FAD-dependent oxidoreductase, protein MTWTFDIAIAGAGHAGAQLAISLRQGGFAGTIGLISAEHEAPYDRPSLTKDYLTGAALAADIRLRPDGFWAERNITRVPGTRITDLDPAAHRLFTADGRRIGYGRLAWATGGAARRLTCPGADLSGIHTIRSLADADRLRADLSGRPRVVVVGAGYVGLEAAAALVGQGHRVTVVEAADRVLARVSGRSIAAAIEARHRDAGVEIRTGVGVEALTGDAAGRVAGVVLSDGDCLPADLVIVGIGLVPEVSALAAAGATTGAEAAGGVAVDGLCRTGLPDVWALGDCAAHVNRFAGGRRVRLECVQNAVDQARVVAGAMLGGDQPYDAVPRFWSSQYDIKLQTIGIVPGHDTEILRGRPESGSFSAVYLRDGRVVAIDCVNAPLDFAQGRGLIQAQADALAPILDPAALADPARPLKTLQTGTVAVPA, encoded by the coding sequence ATGACCTGGACATTCGACATCGCCATCGCAGGCGCCGGCCATGCCGGGGCCCAGCTCGCCATCAGCCTCCGCCAGGGCGGTTTCGCCGGCACGATCGGTCTGATCAGCGCTGAGCACGAAGCCCCTTACGACCGGCCGTCGCTGACCAAGGATTACCTGACCGGTGCCGCCCTTGCCGCCGACATCCGGCTGCGGCCCGACGGCTTCTGGGCGGAGCGCAACATCACCCGCGTGCCCGGCACCCGGATCACCGATCTGGACCCGGCCGCCCATCGCCTGTTCACCGCCGATGGCCGGCGGATCGGCTATGGCCGGCTCGCCTGGGCGACGGGCGGGGCCGCCCGCCGGCTGACCTGCCCGGGGGCGGATCTCTCGGGCATCCACACCATCCGCAGCCTGGCCGATGCCGACCGGCTGCGTGCCGATCTGTCGGGCCGCCCGCGGGTGGTGGTGGTCGGCGCCGGCTATGTCGGCCTGGAAGCCGCCGCGGCGCTGGTCGGCCAGGGCCATCGGGTGACGGTGGTCGAAGCCGCCGACCGCGTTCTGGCCCGGGTGTCGGGCCGCAGCATCGCCGCCGCCATCGAGGCGCGCCACCGGGATGCCGGTGTCGAGATCCGCACCGGTGTCGGGGTCGAGGCGCTGACCGGCGATGCCGCCGGCCGGGTCGCCGGCGTGGTCCTGTCGGATGGCGACTGTCTGCCGGCGGATCTGGTGATCGTGGGTATTGGCCTGGTGCCCGAGGTCTCGGCGCTCGCCGCCGCCGGCGCCACCACCGGGGCCGAGGCGGCGGGCGGCGTGGCGGTCGACGGCCTCTGCCGGACCGGCCTGCCCGATGTCTGGGCGCTGGGCGACTGCGCGGCCCATGTCAACCGCTTCGCCGGCGGCCGCCGGGTGCGGCTCGAATGCGTGCAGAACGCGGTCGATCAGGCACGCGTGGTGGCCGGCGCCATGCTCGGCGGCGACCAGCCCTACGATGCCGTGCCGCGCTTCTGGTCGTCGCAATACGACATCAAGCTGCAGACCATCGGCATCGTGCCGGGCCATGACACCGAAATCCTGCGCGGCCGGCCCGAGAGCGGCAGTTTCTCGGCCGTCTATCTCCGCGACGGCCGGGTGGTGGCGATCGACTGCGTCAACGCCCCGCTCGATTTCGCCCAGGGCCGCGGCCTGATCCAGGCCCAGGCGGACGCCCTGGCCCCGATCCTCGATCCGGCCGCGCTCGCCGACCCGGCGCGGCCGCTCAAGACGCTTCAGACCGGGACGGTGGCGGTTCCGGCCTGA
- a CDS encoding tautomerase family protein, which produces MPYVNIKITREGATAAQKAELIKGVTKLLADVLNKSPAATFVVIDEVDLENWGMGGLPVAEYRKTLET; this is translated from the coding sequence ATGCCGTATGTAAACATAAAGATCACCCGCGAGGGCGCCACGGCTGCGCAGAAGGCCGAACTCATCAAAGGTGTGACCAAACTCCTCGCCGATGTGCTGAACAAGAGCCCCGCCGCAACCTTCGTCGTCATCGACGAGGTCGACCTGGAAAACTGGGGAATGGGCGGCCTCCCCGTCGCGGAGTACCGCAAGACTCTCGAAACCTGA